Within Lysobacterales bacterium, the genomic segment TTCGTCCGCACCCTGGCCGAAGCGGTGATCATCGTGCTCGCGGTCAGCTTCTTCTCGCTCGGTTACCGCACCGGCCTGGTGGTCGCGCTGTCGATCCCGCTGGTGCTGGCGATGACCTTCGCCGCGATGAAGTTCTTCGACATCGGGCTGCACAAGATCTCGCTCGGTGCGCTGGTGCTGGCGCTGGGCTTGCTGGTCGACGACGCGATCATCGCGGTCGAGATGATGGCGGTGAAGCTCGAACAGGGTTACGACCGCGTCCGCGCGGCCGCATTCGCCTATTCGAGCACCGCGTTCCCGATGCTCACCGGGACACTGATCACCGCGGCCGGATTCCTGCCGATCGCGACGGCGCAGTCCGGTACCGGCGAATACACGCGCTCGATCTTCCAGGTCGTGACCATCGCGCTGATCCTGTCCTGGATCGCCGCCGTGGTGTTCATTCCCTATCTCGGCTACCGCCTGCTGCCGGACGGCGACAAGCTCAAGGCCGCGCATGCCGGACATGATCTCTACGACACGAACTTCTATCGGCGCTTCCGCGACGTGCTGGAGTGGTGTCTCGACCACCGTCGTACCGTGATCGCGGCGACCGTGCTCGCCTTCGTCGTATCGCTCGGCCTGTTCCGCTTCGTGCAGCAGCAATTCTTCCCGGCCTCGACGCGACTGGAACTGATGGTCGACATGAAGCTGCCCGAGGGCAGTTCCCTGCATGCGACCGAACGCGCGGTGACGAAGCTCGAGCGTTTCCTGGACCAGCAGAAGGGCATCGAGAACTATGTTGCCTACGTCGGCTCCGGCTCGCCGCGCTTCTACCTGCCGCTCGACCAGCAACTGCCGCAGGCCAGCTTCGCGCAGTTCGTCGTGCTGACCGAGTCGATCCAGGCGCGTGAAGCGCTGCGCGGGCGATTGATCCAGTTGTTCGAAGACGACTTCACCGAGTTGCGCGGTCGCGTCACACGCCTCGAGAACGGGCCACCCGTGGGATTCCCGGTGCAGTTCCGGGTGATGGGCGAGGACATCCCGACGGTGCGCCGCATCGCGCGCGACGTCGCCTCGGTGATGCGCGCGAATGCGGACATCGCCAACGTGCATCTCGACTGGGAGGAACCGAGCAAGGTCATCCGCCTGAACATCGACCAGGACCGGGCACGCCAGATGGGCGTGAACTCGCAGGGCCTGTCGCAATTCATCCAGAGCTCGATCTCGGGTTCGCGCATCACCCAGTACCGCGAGGACGACGAAATCATCGACGTGATGCTGCGCGGCCCGGTCGAGGAACGCGCCAAGCTGTCGCTGCTCGATTCGCTCGCGATCCCGACCGAGTCCGGGAAGTCGGTGCCGCTGGCGCAGATCGCGACCATCGAGTACGGCCTTGAGGAAGGCATCATCTGGCGGCGCAATCGCCTGCCGACGGTGACCGTGCGCGGCGACGTCTATGGCCAGGTCCAGCCGCCGACGGTCACGAAGCAGATCGATACGCAGCTCGCCACGCTGCGCGCGAACCTGCCGCCGGGGTACCTGTTGCAACTCGGTGGCACGGTCGAGGACAGTGGCCGCGGCCAGGCGTCGGTGAATGCC encodes:
- a CDS encoding efflux RND transporter permease subunit, translating into MSGFNLSEWALRNRSLVLYFAMVFAIAGIWSYMRLGQSEDPPFTFKAMVVRTMWPGATAEETARQVTERIEEKLQELPQLEFIRSYSRPGESNVFVVAKDSLPSKDMPDLFYQVRKKINDIRHTLPQGSQGPFVNDEFGDTFGNIYALVGDGFDYALLKSYAERVQLQLLRVPDVAKVELIGLQDERVYVEISNAKIATFGLDFGAVVQQLEQQNAVTAGGSFETAQDRIFVRASGAFESVDAIRNITIRGNGRLFRLGDVAEVHRGFVDPPAARMRFLGKEAIGLAVAMKKGGDIVRLGRALDEATASIEKDLPVGLEFGRVADQPRAVRNSIAEFVRTLAEAVIIVLAVSFFSLGYRTGLVVALSIPLVLAMTFAAMKFFDIGLHKISLGALVLALGLLVDDAIIAVEMMAVKLEQGYDRVRAAAFAYSSTAFPMLTGTLITAAGFLPIATAQSGTGEYTRSIFQVVTIALILSWIAAVVFIPYLGYRLLPDGDKLKAAHAGHDLYDTNFYRRFRDVLEWCLDHRRTVIAATVLAFVVSLGLFRFVQQQFFPASTRLELMVDMKLPEGSSLHATERAVTKLERFLDQQKGIENYVAYVGSGSPRFYLPLDQQLPQASFAQFVVLTESIQAREALRGRLIQLFEDDFTELRGRVTRLENGPPVGFPVQFRVMGEDIPTVRRIARDVASVMRANADIANVHLDWEEPSKVIRLNIDQDRARQMGVNSQGLSQFIQSSISGSRITQYREDDEIIDVMLRGPVEERAKLSLLDSLAIPTESGKSVPLAQIATIEYGLEEGIIWRRNRLPTVTVRGDVYGQVQPPTVTKQIDTQLATLRANLPPGYLLQLGGTVEDSGRGQASVNAGVPLFIVVVLTLLMFQLKSFSRTFLVFLTAPLGMIGVTLFLLLFNTPFGFVAMLGTIALSGMIMRNSVILVDQIDHDIGEGITPWDAVVGSTIRRFRPIVLTALAAVLAMIPLMRSAFFGPMAVAIMGGLIVATLLTLLFLPALYAQWFKVARPEVKPAELGDDPWPGDEIEA